The Clostridia bacterium genomic sequence GCAGTACTGTCTTCTTTGTTGGCGCCTTTGCTCCTTATGCCCCAAGGACACTTAGACTTGACAGCTAACAACCATTACCTTTTGGCTGCACTACCGACTATGGTGGTGGCTTGGGTGAGTCAAAACTTATTGATAACCCTAGTCGCTGGAATAATAGTGATGGCAGTTATTCAGTTCATCTAGACAGAGAGCCTTTAACGAAAACTTAACCACAAAATAAGGGGTAGTTAGTCCAAAAAACGAACCCGGTT encodes the following:
- a CDS encoding AzlD domain-containing protein; protein product: MVIVGAAVVTYLSRMLPLVLLSRWKVPPIVERWLGFIPIAVLSSLLAPLLLMPQGHLDLTANNHYLLAALPTMVVAWVSQNLLITLVAGIIVMAVIQFI